One window from the genome of Brachyspira hampsonii encodes:
- a CDS encoding efflux RND transporter permease subunit translates to MKNFIELVVKRPVAVFMCMIAVLILGFVSLSKLAVDFLPDMELPYITVRTVYENAGPEEVEKSVTRVVENAVATVSDINTITSTSQEGESSVFIEFNWGTDLAVATADVREAIDGVKNSLPDDADSPTVLKFSTDMTPIMEIAFFGTDNLGALYTLIDNQILNKIEQASGVARAEIRGGLKSEMKVDLVLNRLHAYGIDINSIVSLLSSENQNLSGGDTYEGVYKYTLRTMGEFTTPEDIENTVVALKTNDTPIKLKDIGRVYQGYSDDSEIVKINGMPAISVSVNKESGGNAVNVSKAVKRQLANLNLPEGVEYEILFNSADNVNEAIKGVLDTAWQGGLFAVIILMLYLWNVKTVSIIAVSIPISIIITFTLMYFLGITLNIISLSGLVLGIGMMVDNSIVVLENIFYYRNNGYGKYSSAINGTSTVALAISASTLTTIAVFLPFLFVEGQTGQLFRDLCITVTVSMIGSLFVALTIVPMLGARLVTNKKMKFLIPIENFVNDKFHSKINNLYSALLSYSIKNKKKVFISSLSVVFIIIILGLIFIGKEGFPTSDEGQFKIDVKMPVGTKSEQTQAFVSRMESDIQNAIGEDFDRMQSRVKSGSEENAAEIRVQLREKSEGRKLSVDEYIEITRNALVSYPAQINISAITTSAISSGGRDGGTGGQEIEIELVGDDLDKSTEIANNIINSISDIEGIREPRLTRDDSNPELKIYVNREIAAKMGINVNTIANIIKTSFAGTTATTMTPANSDVTDIDVNVQLGEPDRLKIDDISRLMIPTTSGIVPISSIASIEKSYGPTEIERKDSTRITTIRASAYNRALSEIMQDVQQIISKEVFLPSGFNINYAGDFEDMKEAFLQLIQAFILALVLVYAIMASQFESFIAPFVIALAIPFGFAGSLAALFIGRQTLSVYSGIGFIVLIGIVVNNGIVLIDYMNQLMHEKNINGDEAALESGPRRLRPVLMTTLTTILGLLPMALSGGSGNEMYQPLSIAILGGLLVSTAFTLIIVPTVYAAIRNKIPLKDYEKKDLESKNDFTDYDTINVTGK, encoded by the coding sequence ATGAAGAATTTTATAGAGTTAGTAGTAAAAAGACCTGTAGCTGTTTTTATGTGTATGATAGCGGTATTAATATTGGGTTTTGTAAGTTTGAGTAAATTAGCAGTTGATTTTTTACCTGATATGGAGCTTCCCTATATTACAGTAAGAACAGTATATGAGAATGCAGGACCTGAAGAGGTAGAAAAATCAGTTACAAGAGTAGTTGAAAATGCGGTTGCCACAGTAAGCGATATTAATACAATAACTTCTACTTCGCAAGAGGGAGAGTCAAGTGTATTTATAGAATTTAATTGGGGTACTGATTTAGCAGTTGCCACAGCAGATGTAAGAGAGGCAATAGACGGAGTAAAAAATTCTCTTCCAGATGATGCTGATAGTCCCACAGTATTAAAATTTTCTACAGATATGACTCCTATCATGGAAATAGCTTTTTTCGGTACGGATAATTTAGGAGCATTATACACATTAATAGATAATCAAATATTAAATAAAATAGAACAGGCTTCCGGAGTGGCAAGAGCAGAAATAAGGGGCGGACTTAAAAGTGAGATGAAAGTTGATTTAGTTTTGAATAGACTTCATGCCTACGGTATAGATATTAACAGTATAGTTTCTCTTTTATCATCAGAAAATCAGAATTTATCCGGAGGCGATACTTATGAAGGAGTTTACAAATATACTCTAAGAACTATGGGAGAGTTTACAACACCGGAAGATATTGAAAATACTGTTGTAGCATTAAAAACTAATGATACACCCATAAAATTAAAAGATATAGGAAGAGTTTATCAGGGATACAGCGATGACTCTGAAATAGTAAAGATTAACGGTATGCCGGCAATATCCGTATCTGTTAATAAAGAGTCTGGAGGAAATGCTGTTAATGTGTCAAAAGCGGTAAAAAGACAATTAGCTAATCTAAATCTTCCTGAAGGTGTGGAGTATGAAATATTATTTAATAGTGCTGATAATGTAAATGAAGCTATAAAAGGAGTATTAGATACAGCTTGGCAGGGCGGATTATTTGCAGTTATTATATTGATGCTTTATCTATGGAATGTAAAAACAGTTTCTATAATAGCGGTTTCCATTCCTATATCCATTATTATTACATTTACATTAATGTATTTTCTTGGAATCACTTTAAATATTATATCATTATCAGGACTTGTTTTGGGTATTGGTATGATGGTTGATAACTCTATTGTAGTTTTGGAAAATATATTTTATTATAGAAATAACGGATACGGAAAATATTCTTCTGCTATAAATGGTACTTCAACTGTTGCACTTGCAATATCGGCTTCTACTCTTACAACAATTGCAGTGTTTTTGCCGTTTCTTTTCGTTGAAGGACAAACAGGTCAATTATTTAGAGATTTATGTATTACAGTTACAGTTTCAATGATAGGTTCTTTATTTGTGGCACTTACTATAGTTCCTATGCTTGGGGCTAGACTTGTAACAAATAAAAAAATGAAATTTTTAATACCTATAGAAAATTTTGTTAATGATAAATTCCATAGTAAAATTAATAACTTATATTCTGCTTTATTAAGTTATTCTATAAAAAACAAAAAGAAAGTATTTATTTCATCATTATCAGTTGTGTTTATAATCATAATATTAGGCTTAATTTTTATAGGTAAAGAAGGATTTCCAACTTCAGATGAAGGACAATTTAAAATAGATGTAAAGATGCCTGTAGGTACTAAATCTGAGCAGACACAGGCTTTTGTCAGCAGAATGGAAAGCGATATACAGAATGCAATAGGAGAGGATTTTGATAGAATGCAGTCTAGGGTAAAATCAGGCTCTGAAGAGAATGCTGCTGAAATAAGAGTGCAGCTTAGAGAAAAAAGTGAAGGAAGAAAACTTTCTGTTGATGAATATATAGAAATAACAAGAAATGCATTAGTATCATACCCGGCACAAATTAATATATCAGCAATAACAACCTCAGCTATAAGCAGCGGAGGAAGAGACGGAGGAACAGGAGGTCAGGAAATAGAAATAGAGCTAGTAGGAGATGATTTAGATAAGTCTACAGAAATAGCAAATAATATAATAAACTCCATATCTGATATAGAAGGAATAAGAGAGCCTAGACTTACAAGAGATGATTCTAATCCTGAGCTTAAAATATATGTTAATAGAGAAATAGCTGCCAAAATGGGTATCAATGTAAATACTATAGCGAATATTATTAAAACAAGTTTTGCAGGAACTACTGCTACAACTATGACTCCGGCCAATTCTGATGTTACAGATATAGATGTTAATGTTCAGTTAGGAGAGCCTGACAGATTAAAAATAGATGATATATCAAGACTTATGATACCTACAACTTCGGGAATAGTACCTATATCATCAATAGCCTCTATAGAAAAAAGCTACGGACCTACGGAGATAGAGAGAAAAGACAGTACAAGAATAACAACTATAAGAGCATCAGCTTATAATAGAGCATTAAGCGAAATAATGCAGGATGTTCAGCAAATCATTTCAAAAGAAGTATTCCTTCCTTCCGGATTTAATATTAATTATGCGGGAGATTTTGAGGATATGAAAGAAGCATTTTTACAGCTTATTCAGGCATTTATATTAGCGTTAGTTTTGGTTTATGCTATAATGGCTAGTCAGTTTGAATCATTTATAGCTCCTTTTGTTATAGCATTAGCAATACCATTTGGTTTTGCCGGTTCTTTGGCAGCATTATTTATAGGAAGACAAACTTTAAGCGTATACAGCGGTATAGGGTTTATTGTACTAATAGGTATTGTAGTAAATAATGGTATTGTACTTATAGATTATATGAATCAGCTTATGCATGAAAAAAATATCAATGGTGATGAAGCAGCATTAGAATCAGGTCCTAGAAGATTAAGACCTGTACTTATGACAACTTTAACAACAATATTAGGTCTTTTGCCTATGGCATTGTCAGGAGGAAGCGGAAATGAAATGTACCAGCCTTTATCCATTGCCATACTAGGAGGGCTTTTAGTGTCAACAGCATTCACTCTTATAATAGTTCCTACTGTTTATGCTGCTATAAGAAATAAAATACCTCTTAAAGATTATGAGAAAAAAGATTTAGAGAGTAAAAATGATTTCACTGATTATGACACTATAAATGTTACAGGTAAATAA
- a CDS encoding cation:proton antiporter — MLLSLALIFLCGMLLGKIFSLLKLPSLLGLIITGIILGPYCFNLLDNSILSISSDLRELALIIILTRAGFNLDIEDLKKVGRPAVLMCFVPASFEIIGMILIAPKLFDISLLDAALMGAVVAAVSPAVLVPKMLKLIDERYGTNKSIPQLLMAGASVDDIFVIVLFTSFTSLVKGGSISYIDFIKIPTSIIFGLLLGVIIGFILSKFFTRFHIRDSAKVVIILSISFILVSIENSISNLLGNIVGVSGLLAVMSIGAYLKKSKEELSKRLSLKYSKLWVAAEIMLFVLVGAAVNINYAFKTGFLGIILIFAVLIFRMFGVFISLIKTKLNKKERIFSMIAYCPKATVQAAIGSIPLSLGFASGEIILVIAVLAILITAPLGAFAIEASYKTLLEHDK; from the coding sequence ATGCTTCTTAGTTTAGCCTTGATATTTTTATGCGGTATGCTGCTTGGAAAAATATTCTCACTTTTAAAACTTCCTTCTCTTTTAGGTCTTATAATCACAGGAATAATATTAGGTCCATACTGTTTTAATTTGCTTGATAATTCAATACTTTCAATATCATCAGATTTAAGAGAATTAGCACTTATTATAATATTAACAAGAGCAGGGTTTAATCTTGATATAGAAGATTTAAAAAAAGTTGGGCGGCCTGCTGTTCTTATGTGCTTTGTGCCTGCCTCTTTTGAAATAATAGGAATGATTTTAATAGCACCTAAACTTTTTGATATTAGCTTATTAGATGCTGCTTTAATGGGGGCTGTTGTTGCTGCTGTATCTCCGGCAGTGCTTGTTCCTAAAATGCTTAAACTTATAGATGAAAGATACGGCACTAATAAAAGCATACCTCAGTTATTAATGGCAGGTGCTTCTGTAGATGATATATTTGTAATAGTATTATTTACATCTTTCACTTCGCTTGTAAAAGGAGGAAGTATATCTTATATTGATTTTATAAAAATACCTACTTCAATAATATTCGGACTTTTATTAGGTGTGATTATAGGTTTTATACTATCAAAATTCTTTACTAGATTTCATATAAGAGACAGTGCTAAAGTAGTTATAATACTGAGTATATCTTTTATACTTGTGAGCATAGAAAATTCTATATCAAATTTATTAGGAAATATCGTAGGAGTATCTGGTCTTTTGGCAGTTATGAGTATTGGAGCATATCTTAAAAAATCAAAGGAAGAATTATCAAAAAGGCTTTCATTAAAATACTCTAAACTTTGGGTAGCTGCTGAAATTATGCTTTTCGTACTTGTAGGTGCTGCTGTAAATATTAATTATGCTTTTAAAACAGGATTTTTAGGAATTATATTAATATTTGCTGTTTTGATATTTAGAATGTTCGGAGTTTTTATATCATTAATAAAAACTAAACTAAATAAAAAAGAGAGAATATTTAGTATGATTGCATACTGCCCTAAAGCAACTGTTCAGGCTGCAATAGGTTCAATTCCTTTATCATTAGGTTTTGCCTCAGGAGAAATTATACTTGTTATAGCGGTTCTTGCCATATTAATAACTGCTCCATTAGGAGCTTTTGCCATAGAGGCTTCTTACAAAACATTATTAGAGCATGACAAATAG